Part of the Methanothermobacter sp. MT-2 genome is shown below.
GCTTCCACAACATCTGTTATAACATCTGGGAGTGGTCCGTCGTCTCTTATGGATCCAGCTAATACAAATGGGATGTTATTCTTAACACATTCATACATTATACCCTTTTTCAGTACGCCTTTTTTAACCGCTTCTTTTATGGAACCGGCCCTGTTAATTTCATTTATGGCATATATATGATGGTGGTGTCCTCTGCTCACTGATTCTCCCGTTTCAATGCAAATGCCGAGGGATGTGCCATAGAGGGCGTTTTCGATGTCATGGGTTGCAATGGCATTACCTGCTAATAGTACGTCAATGAAACCTTCACGTATCATCTCGGCGATTATAGGGGCAGATCCTGTGTGTACAATGGCGGGTCCTGCTACAAGGGCTATTTTACCCCCATTTTTCTTCACGTTTATGATTTCAGAGGCTATCCTTTTTATGGTGGTGATTAGGGGTTTTTCTGATGAAACAGCACTCCCCATGAATTCAAAGATGCCTTTTTTTCCACGGGGCCTTTCTGGTGGGGAGACTTTTATACCTTCCCTTCCAACGACTACTAGGTCTCCCTTTTTTATTTCTCCGATTGGTTTACACTTCGCAGTTTTTGTCTTGGGGTCTACTGTTATCATGCAATCCATTTCGATGTTCTGGACTTCCCTCCATTCCCCTTTATAGAAGATGTAGGTGGGATGATTTGTTGTGGAGTAAAAACCAGAAGGTAATACTTTATCTTTTTCAGCTGCCTGGAGTTCCACTTCTTTTATCTCGGCTATGGACGCGCCTATTTCGCTTAATTCATCGAGTATTTCATTTAAATGTGAGGGTGTCTTTGCTGATACAAGTATCCTAGCATAACTGGGATCTGTTTTGCGTTTACCCACCTCAAATTCAAGTATTTTGAAATCTCCACCCATGTCCATTATTATGTCAAGGG
Proteins encoded:
- a CDS encoding lysine-oxoglutarate reductase/saccharopine dehydrogenase is translated as MNTREVELSGHIIDSLILPKALDIIMDMGGDFKILEFEVGKRKTDPSYARILVSAKTPSHLNEILDELSEIGASIAEIKEVELQAAEKDKVLPSGFYSTTNHPTYIFYKGEWREVQNIEMDCMITVDPKTKTAKCKPIGEIKKGDLVVVGREGIKVSPPERPRGKKGIFEFMGSAVSSEKPLITTIKRIASEIINVKKNGGKIALVAGPAIVHTGSAPIIAEMIREGFIDVLLAGNAIATHDIENALYGTSLGICIETGESVSRGHHHHIYAINEINRAGSIKEAVKKGVLKKGIMYECVKNNIPFVLAGSIRDDGPLPDVITDVVEAQNEMRRYIREVDMVLMIATMLHSIAVGNLLPSHVKSICVDINPATVTKLADRGSSQVVGVVTDVGAFLPILWEEIKKNK